From the Prochlorococcus marinus str. AS9601 genome, the window ACTCTTCTTGTTCTCCTAGGAGGATTCATAGTGTTAACTCCTATGACTTTAACACTGAACAAGGCTTCAACAGCTGCCTTTATTTGTGGTTTAGCCGCTCTATGATCTACTTCGAAAGTGTATTGGTTAAGATCTAATGCATTTGTAGCTTTTTCAGTAATAACTGGCTTTCGTATTACATCGGCTAAACGAGAATCGAATAATTTACTCATGATGCATAAACCTCCTGAATTTTATCTA encodes:
- a CDS encoding 50S ribosomal protein L23, whose amino-acid sequence is MSKLFDSRLADVIRKPVITEKATNALDLNQYTFEVDHRAAKPQIKAAVEALFSVKVIGVNTMNPPRRTRRVGKFSGKRSQVKKAIVRLAEGDKIQLFPES